The Actinopolyspora erythraea genome has a segment encoding these proteins:
- a CDS encoding SixA phosphatase family protein, with product MRDRSRGLVLVRHAKSDRTVAGADHDRPLAARGRNEAPLAGEWLREHEEPVDLVRCSTATRARQTGELLLPELAGPPRVEYDPRLYGGGTGELLEVVHDLPAEDHHALLIAHNPGLEELVALLSGTTVELKTSGIAVLRASGEWNEAGGGWARLETHVTPRRSGTS from the coding sequence ATGCGGGACCGATCACGCGGACTCGTCCTGGTTCGGCACGCCAAGTCGGATCGCACCGTCGCCGGTGCCGACCACGACCGACCGCTCGCCGCACGCGGCCGGAACGAGGCCCCGCTGGCGGGTGAATGGCTGCGCGAGCACGAAGAACCTGTCGACCTCGTCCGCTGCTCCACGGCGACGCGGGCGCGGCAGACCGGAGAACTGCTGCTTCCGGAACTCGCCGGGCCCCCGAGGGTCGAGTACGATCCGAGGCTCTACGGCGGGGGCACGGGGGAGCTGCTCGAGGTGGTGCACGACCTCCCCGCCGAGGACCACCACGCGCTGCTGATCGCGCACAATCCCGGATTGGAGGAACTGGTCGCACTGCTGAGCGGCACGACTGTCGAGCTCAAGACCTCGGGCATCGCCGTGCTGCGCGCCTCCGGGGAGTGGAACGAGGCGGGCGGCGGCTGGGCCCGGCTGGAGACGCACGTCACACCGCGCCGGTCGGGAACGTCCTGA
- a CDS encoding DUF2237 family protein, translating to MSNERNVLGEPLEECGTDPLTGFYRDGCCASGPEDTGNHSVCAVVTKEFLEQQRESGNDLTAALPQFGFPGLQPGDRWCVCASRWLEAYRAGVAPPVVLAATHERAVEVVALEVLREHAVDVPADPSALS from the coding sequence ATGAGCAACGAGCGCAACGTCCTCGGCGAGCCCCTCGAAGAGTGCGGAACCGATCCCCTGACAGGCTTCTACCGCGACGGTTGCTGCGCGAGCGGACCGGAGGACACCGGAAACCACTCGGTGTGCGCGGTGGTCACCAAGGAGTTCCTGGAACAGCAGCGCGAGTCGGGCAACGACCTCACGGCCGCGCTGCCCCAGTTCGGTTTCCCCGGCCTGCAGCCGGGCGACCGCTGGTGCGTCTGCGCCTCCCGCTGGCTGGAGGCGTACCGCGCCGGGGTGGCTCCTCCCGTCGTGCTGGCGGCCACGCACGAACGCGCCGTCGAGGTCGTCGCACTGGAGGTGCTGCGCGAGCACGCCGTGGACGTCCCCGCGGACCCGAGCGCGTTGAGCTGA
- a CDS encoding GH25 family lysozyme, which translates to MNTPGQYNPEEDPREPVGSSESADATERRANPERPPNAPGASTGWQRAARGTERFARDTADRLRPVARRTTDRIVRWLRRVLATLAALSERVVRRAAPYARRAHERLIPAIESAQRRIAPLLRRVWQRLSPTVERVRRRLSPAVRRVRAELEPRLAKLRAKLPESSARHRASVRSRSVQLTAAVAAFGVLAIIVGTAGPDTGERTTPAAHTVELRSPDQAQSEQGADSDSGQSGTGQDSSSSEGKRDKALGATPEPGSGPHSDSAPSKHEVDIPPNAHGIDVSNHNGPIDWNQVAASGEHYAFVLATDGGNFTNPMFQQQFNGAKNAGMLAGAYHFGRPNGSAVAQADRLMDTMGTINDGRTLPPVLDLEVSPNTGGCYGKTPGQMHAWTQTFLDRVKSRTGDEAIVYANPSFWSTCMAGSQAFSEHPLWLASYGVPQPSMFGGWNAYSFWQYTEKGSVPGITGPVDRNLFQGSGADLLKLAR; encoded by the coding sequence GTGAATACCCCCGGCCAATACAACCCCGAAGAAGACCCCCGTGAACCGGTCGGCTCTTCCGAGTCGGCAGACGCCACCGAGCGTCGAGCGAACCCGGAGCGCCCCCCGAACGCACCGGGTGCTTCCACCGGTTGGCAGCGCGCCGCGCGCGGAACCGAGCGGTTCGCGCGTGACACCGCCGACCGGCTGCGCCCAGTCGCGCGTCGAACCACCGACCGGATCGTTCGGTGGTTGCGGCGAGTACTGGCCACATTGGCGGCGTTGTCCGAACGTGTGGTGCGTCGGGCGGCTCCGTACGCGCGGCGCGCGCACGAGCGGCTGATCCCCGCCATCGAGAGCGCGCAGCGCCGAATCGCCCCGCTCTTGCGGCGCGTGTGGCAGCGGCTCTCCCCGACGGTCGAACGTGTCCGGCGGCGCCTCTCCCCCGCCGTGCGGCGGGTCCGCGCCGAACTCGAACCCCGGCTGGCCAAGCTGCGCGCGAAGCTGCCGGAGAGCTCCGCCCGGCACCGTGCTTCGGTGCGCAGTCGTTCGGTACAGCTGACCGCGGCTGTCGCCGCGTTCGGTGTGCTGGCGATCATCGTCGGTACGGCCGGCCCCGACACCGGCGAGCGGACGACCCCCGCCGCTCACACCGTCGAACTGCGTTCCCCCGACCAGGCGCAGTCCGAGCAGGGCGCCGATTCGGACTCCGGTCAGAGCGGGACGGGGCAGGACTCCTCCTCGTCGGAGGGGAAGCGGGACAAGGCCCTGGGGGCCACCCCGGAGCCCGGGAGCGGCCCGCACTCGGACAGCGCCCCGTCGAAGCACGAGGTCGACATACCGCCGAACGCGCACGGCATCGACGTTTCCAACCACAACGGCCCCATCGACTGGAACCAGGTGGCCGCCTCGGGTGAGCACTACGCCTTCGTGCTGGCCACCGACGGTGGGAACTTCACCAACCCGATGTTCCAGCAGCAGTTCAACGGTGCCAAGAACGCGGGCATGCTCGCCGGTGCCTACCACTTCGGCAGGCCGAACGGTTCCGCTGTCGCGCAGGCGGACCGGCTGATGGACACCATGGGGACCATCAACGACGGACGCACCCTGCCTCCGGTGCTGGACCTGGAGGTCTCGCCCAACACCGGTGGTTGCTACGGCAAGACCCCGGGGCAGATGCACGCCTGGACGCAGACCTTCCTGGACCGCGTCAAGTCCAGGACCGGGGACGAGGCCATCGTCTACGCCAACCCCTCGTTCTGGAGCACCTGCATGGCGGGCTCGCAGGCCTTCTCCGAGCACCCGCTCTGGCTGGCTTCCTACGGGGTCCCCCAGCCGAGCATGTTCGGTGGTTGGAACGCCTACTCGTTCTGGCAGTACACCGAAAAGGGGAGCGTGCCCGGCATAACCGGCCCGGTGGACAGGAACCTGTTCCAGGGCAGCGGGGCCGATCTGCTCAAGCTCGCCCGGTGA
- a CDS encoding glycosyltransferase family 4 protein codes for MRIALLSYRSKPHSGGQGIYVRRLSSGLAELGHEVEVFSGQPYPELDDGVRLTRVPSLDLYREPDPFRTPHPRELRGPLDLAELGIMWSAGFPEPLTFSLRAARILRARAEEFDVVHDNQSLGYGLLGLRRAGVPLVATVHHPITHDRRVELAAAKGWRKLGVRRWYGFLRMQRRVARRIPRVLTVSESSADDIVRDFAVDRRNLRIVPLGVDPEVFRPPTRPRVPGRIVAMASADTPMKGIGTLLEAVAKLRTERAVELVLVARPTPGGPTERLIDELAIGDVVRTVSGLTDARLAELFGSAEIACVPSLYEGFSLPTVEAMACGTPLVASRAGAIPEVVGADGTTAELVPPGDAEALAAGLGALFDAPERRAALGAAGRQRVLTHYSWSSVAAATVDCYAEAIEASRKGR; via the coding sequence GTGCGAATTGCGCTGCTGTCCTACCGAAGCAAGCCGCACAGCGGCGGACAGGGGATCTACGTGCGCCGCCTCAGCAGCGGGCTCGCCGAACTGGGCCACGAGGTCGAGGTCTTCTCGGGGCAGCCCTACCCGGAACTGGACGACGGAGTGCGGTTGACCCGCGTTCCCAGCCTCGACCTCTACCGCGAGCCGGACCCGTTCCGCACCCCGCACCCCCGGGAGCTGCGCGGCCCGCTCGACCTGGCCGAACTGGGGATCATGTGGTCGGCGGGGTTCCCCGAACCGCTCACGTTCAGCCTGCGCGCCGCGCGGATACTGCGCGCCCGGGCCGAGGAGTTCGACGTCGTGCACGACAACCAGTCCCTCGGCTACGGCCTGCTCGGACTGCGCCGAGCCGGAGTTCCACTGGTGGCCACCGTGCACCACCCCATCACCCACGACCGCCGCGTGGAGCTGGCCGCCGCCAAGGGGTGGCGCAAGCTCGGCGTCCGCCGCTGGTACGGGTTCCTGCGGATGCAGCGGCGGGTGGCCCGCCGGATACCGCGTGTGCTGACGGTCTCCGAGTCCTCGGCCGACGACATCGTGCGCGACTTCGCCGTCGACCGGCGAAACCTGCGGATCGTCCCGCTGGGGGTGGACCCCGAGGTCTTCCGGCCCCCCACCCGCCCCAGAGTGCCGGGTCGGATCGTGGCCATGGCCAGCGCCGACACCCCGATGAAGGGAATAGGCACCCTGCTGGAGGCGGTGGCCAAGCTGCGTACCGAACGAGCGGTGGAACTGGTGCTGGTCGCCAGGCCGACCCCCGGTGGGCCCACCGAACGGCTGATCGATGAACTGGCCATCGGGGACGTGGTCCGCACCGTCAGCGGACTCACCGACGCGCGGCTCGCCGAGCTGTTCGGTTCCGCCGAGATCGCCTGCGTCCCCTCGCTTTACGAGGGCTTCTCGTTGCCGACCGTGGAGGCCATGGCCTGCGGTACCCCACTGGTGGCCAGCAGGGCGGGCGCCATCCCCGAAGTGGTGGGGGCCGACGGCACCACCGCCGAACTCGTGCCCCCCGGTGACGCCGAAGCGCTCGCCGCCGGGTTGGGAGCGCTGTTCGACGCCCCCGAACGCAGGGCCGCGCTGGGGGCGGCGGGCAGGCAGCGGGTGCTCACGCACTACAGCTGGTCCTCGGTGGCCGCGGCCACGGTCGACTGCTACGCCGAGGCGATCGAAGCAAGCAGGAAAGGGCGGTGA
- a CDS encoding class I SAM-dependent methyltransferase, with protein MLTVDFDTLGVRAGQRVLDLGCGAGRHAFELYRRGLRVVAFDHDEAELTEVSAMFTAMEQAGEVPEGAEATTVRGDVLDLPFPDESFDHVIASEVMEHIPEDDKAMHELVRVLKPGGRVSVTVPSRFPERICWALSEEYHRVEGGHVRIYDRRQLFGRLRAAGLRPVHHHYAHALHSPYWWLKCAVGVNRTDHPLPRLYHRLLVWDMLKAPWITRSLERALNPLLGKSIVTYLYKPGATVA; from the coding sequence TTGCTGACGGTGGATTTCGACACGCTCGGGGTACGAGCCGGTCAGCGGGTTCTGGATCTGGGGTGTGGCGCGGGGCGCCACGCCTTCGAGCTGTACCGGCGGGGGCTTCGTGTGGTGGCCTTCGACCACGACGAAGCCGAGCTGACCGAGGTGTCCGCCATGTTCACCGCCATGGAGCAGGCGGGTGAGGTGCCGGAGGGCGCCGAGGCCACCACCGTGCGGGGCGACGTGCTCGACCTGCCGTTTCCGGACGAGTCCTTCGACCACGTGATCGCCTCGGAGGTGATGGAGCACATCCCCGAGGACGACAAGGCGATGCACGAGCTGGTGCGGGTCCTCAAACCGGGAGGGCGGGTGTCGGTCACCGTCCCCAGCCGGTTTCCCGAGCGGATCTGCTGGGCGCTCTCCGAGGAGTACCACCGCGTCGAGGGCGGCCACGTCCGGATCTACGACAGGCGACAGCTGTTCGGCAGGCTGCGGGCCGCCGGGCTGCGGCCGGTGCACCACCACTACGCCCACGCGCTGCACTCGCCGTACTGGTGGCTGAAGTGCGCGGTGGGGGTGAACCGCACCGACCACCCGCTGCCCCGGCTGTACCACCGCCTGCTGGTGTGGGACATGCTCAAGGCGCCCTGGATCACCAGGAGCCTGGAGCGGGCGCTCAACCCGTTGCTGGGCAAGAGCATCGTCACCTACCTCTACAAGCCGGGGGCGACCGTTGCCTGA